In the Aster yellows witches'-broom phytoplasma AYWB genome, AACAAAAAGAAGGAATATTAACTTGGGCTTGTCCTAAAGCAGGTCCTACTGGAGGAGCCGGATTAGCTTTTCCTGCAGGAATTTGTAATTTTACCGTTTTAACAACTTTTTTAGCCATAAAAAACCTTTCTTTGGAACGAGGACTTTAAATAAAAAACTTAATAATTTGAGTCGTTTATTCTTTGTTTGCGTTTCATTAAATTTAGAATATTGTTGATATTGTCACATAAAAAAATATGATAAAAATTTTTAGACAACTTATTTTAACATAAATTTTAAATATTTGTTAAAAAAATGTTAGAAATTGTGAAAAAAGTTAAAATATTTCTTTGAAGTCGTTGAAAGAAATTTCTACTGGAGTTGCTCTACCAAACAAATCTACTTCCAATATCATTTTTTCACGGTCTGCATCAATACTTGATACTTGCCCTATTTGACCCACAAAAGAACCAGAAATGATTTCTACTTTTTTGCCGATGAATTTTTTATAATCGGGTTTGTTGATGATACCCATTTTTAATAAAACGGGATTGATTTCGTTTTCAGATAAAGGAACTGGTTTAGAACCCATCCCGCTTGAACCTAAAAAACCAGTAATTCTCGGAGTGTTTCTGACAACAAACCAAGATCGGTCAGTAATCATCATTTGAATAAAAACGTATCCAGGATACATTTTACGCTCTTTTTTAACCTTTTTTCCATCCAAACGAGTTTCATAATATTCTTCTTTAGGAGACAAAACATTAGATACTAAATCACCTATGCCAATGCTTTCGACTCTTCTTAACAAATCATCTTTTACAACGTTTTCATAACCTGAATAAGTTTGGGCAATATACCATTTAAGGTGGCATGTGTTTTGGAATTCTTTTTCTTGCGCTTGTGTCTCTTTTATTTGTTTTTCCGCTTTATTCATTTTATTTGCTCAACAAATTTTTGATTTCGACACAAAATTTGGTTAATTTGCCAATAACATAAGAATCTATGGTATGAACAAAAAGGATTAAGAACAATGTGAAAAAAATAACTTGTAATGTGTTAAACAAAATTTGTTTTAAGGAAGGCCAGATAATGTTACAAATTTGCAAAAATGCATCTTTGAAAAAAGAAAATGAACCTATCGCGAAAATAAAAAAACTCAAAAGAACTAAAGCACAAGGAAATGTCCAATGCATAGTTTCAAAATGTTTTGTTTGCCATAATTGTCCACAAAGAGCAAGAGACAAAATAGAAGTGATAATTAGTAAAATATTGAGCCAACTATATTCTCTTTTGATTACTTCTAATAACTGATTTTTTTTGTTTTCGCTTACTATTTTAATTCCCATAAAGTTAAAAAACTCCTTTACTTGGTTTCTTGATGCAAAGTGTGTTTGTCGCAATAAGAGCAATATTTTTTTAAAGTTAAACGTTTTGAGTTTTGATTTGCTCGTGGTTTGGTGTTGTAATTTCGGTTTAAACACAAAACACAAACTAAAATATTTTTTTTCAAAAAAATAGCTCCTTTTATGTTAGAAAGTTTAAAAAAATTAATTTAATTTTCAAAACATCTTTTTTTATTATATCATAAATCAGTGTTTTTATGAAAAAAATAAAATACAAAAATTGCTTTGTGCAAAAAATTATACCGCAAAAAGAAAATATTTGGAATATTGGATGAAAGATGTTAAGAAAACTAAAAGCAAACCCAAATTAGATTAATGATTAACTGCTTAAAAAAATAAGTTATTGATTGGTTTGCTTTTTGGAGAGGGGCTAAGGGTTAATTATCACCAAAAATAAAAGTGGAGTAGATCATTAGTGCAGCAGCAACACTTACATTTAAAGAATTGATTTTTCCATACATAGGAATTTTAACCAACAAATCACATTGCTTTTTTAATAAATGTCTAATGCCCGTTCCTTCGTTACCAACAATAATGCCCAAGGAACTGTTTTTAGGGATTTGGTGAAAGGATTGGGAAGAATTGCTATCGGTGCCAACGATTAAGACTTGATTTTTTTTCAGTTTTAAAATGGTTTGATGCAAATTGGTAACTAAAAAAACTTTAGTGTATTCCAAAGCACCACAAGAAATTTTGGCAACTGTAGAATTGAGTGGGACTTGATTTTTTTTACTCATAATAACACCATCCAAAGCACAAGCTTCAACAGTTCTTAAAATCGCTCCTAAGTTATGAGGGTCATTAATTGCGTCTAAAATTAAGAATTTTTGGAATTTAGTAGAATCTAGATAAGTGTCTAGATCGTAAAAAGTGTAATCACAAACATTGGCAGCGATTCCTTGATGGGTTTTTTGTTTGGTTAGATCATATAAAAACTTTTTGTCAACTAATTGATAAGCGATATTGTGCTTTTGCAAAAACATTATAAAAAGATGGTCTTTAATTTTTTCATCTAAATATAGTTGATAAATTTTTCTCTGAGCTTTAATTGCTTCTTTGATGGGGTTTTTTCCGTAAATAATCATATTAATTATTTGTTTTCTTTCGATTTTGTAGTTTTTGTTGGGCGTGTCTTTTGAGAGATTTGGGTTATGATAAGGGATAAAATGATGATTAAAACTAATAAAAATTTTTCAAGATTACCAAATTGCGACATTTCTTCAAAAACATCCAAAATAAATGAAGCTGTAGTAAATCCCGTTAACATTGCTAAAAATAAAAGTAATTTAGTTAGATTCAAAGGTTTAGAAATTCTAAATAAAACAATAAATAAAATGAAAGTGGAGAGTAAAATTAC is a window encoding:
- the secE gene encoding preprotein translocase subunit SecE, with the protein product MGIKIVSENKKNQLLEVIKREYSWLNILLIITSILSLALCGQLWQTKHFETMHWTFPCALVLLSFFIFAIGSFSFFKDAFLQICNIIWPSLKQILFNTLQVIFFTLFLILFVHTIDSYVIGKLTKFCVEIKNLLSK
- the nusG gene encoding transcription termination/antitermination protein NusG, with product MNKAEKQIKETQAQEKEFQNTCHLKWYIAQTYSGYENVVKDDLLRRVESIGIGDLVSNVLSPKEEYYETRLDGKKVKKERKMYPGYVFIQMMITDRSWFVVRNTPRITGFLGSSGMGSKPVPLSENEINPVLLKMGIINKPDYKKFIGKKVEIISGSFVGQIGQVSSIDADREKMILEVDLFGRATPVEISFNDFKEIF
- the rlmB gene encoding 23S rRNA (guanosine(2251)-2'-O)-methyltransferase RlmB, producing MIIYGKNPIKEAIKAQRKIYQLYLDEKIKDHLFIMFLQKHNIAYQLVDKKFLYDLTKQKTHQGIAANVCDYTFYDLDTYLDSTKFQKFLILDAINDPHNLGAILRTVEACALDGVIMSKKNQVPLNSTVAKISCGALEYTKVFLVTNLHQTILKLKKNQVLIVGTDSNSSQSFHQIPKNSSLGIIVGNEGTGIRHLLKKQCDLLVKIPMYGKINSLNVSVAAALMIYSTFIFGDN
- the rpmG gene encoding 50S ribosomal protein L33 — translated: MKKNILVCVLCLNRNYNTKPRANQNSKRLTLKKYCSYCDKHTLHQETK